The genomic DNA AACTGTACTTGCTGCTAATGTTAATGATAATAAAAGACCTGCTTTTTTCTTCATACTAGAAACCCCTCCAAAAATGATATATATTTTTTTATTCTTTCGCTGCTGTCCCTTACTTCTTGCTGTCACCTCCCTAAAAAGGAACTTACCTACATACGCTTTCTTAATACGTGGAAGCTAAACTTATCAGCTCTAAAGTAATTGATAGAATATAAGATTGGCTCATCATTTTGATCATAGTGCATTTGTTTTAATACAAGCAGTGCTGTTTCAGGCTCACATTCTAAAATCGGTGAGATTTTAGGGTGATAGCCAATTGGCTCAATGTGAGCAACCGCATATGTTATGCGCTTATGCGTGTTATTATGTATCACCGTTAATAATGACTCCTCATTGTAACCCGATAAATCTGGCAATATTTCTTTTGCAAGTTTATCGATACAATATACAACAGGTTCCCCATCTGCTGTACGCACGCGTTCAATCATCACTGCATTGAAACCATCTTCACTATTAAACTTCTCTTTTTCCTCTTCTGTTAAAGTTGTAGTAGATGATGATAAAAAGATCGTTCCTGGTGTTTTCCCCACACTAGAAATCATATCTGTAATACTAGAAAGTTGTTCTATTCCAGAAGAAAATAATGGCTTTGCATTTACAAATGTCCCTACACCATGTCTACGAATGACAACATTTTCTTCTTCTAAAATACGTAACGCTTCCCTTAAAGTCGCTCTACTTACGCCAAGTTCTTTCGCTAAATCAAACTCTGATGGTAACTTTTGTCGTTCTTTATAAGCCCCATCTTTAATTTTTTCTTTGATGTGATCAATCACCCGTAAATATAGGTGACGACTATCGGATTTTACTGACATAAGACTCCCCCGCATTTCAATTATTCGACCTCTGATGTAAGACTTCTTTTCTCTTTTTTCAACTTACAACATAGTACAAATGACTAACCACTAAAAATAAGCGCAATTGTCGAATAAATAATAATAATTTTTTAAAATGAAATTTTCACTCTTTACTGTATAAAAAAAACTTTGCACCATAAACATTCCTCATTTCGAGAAAAAGTTCGGCACAAAGATCCTTTACATCCTTTGTTACACACTTTTCCCCTCATAGTCTAGCAATTCATGGTTGCCAGGTAGAAACTTATGGACCTTATCTCCAAGATTATATGAGGCAGTGATTCTTTTCGAAGTAATCTTACCACTTGCTCTCATACGTGTCAACAAAATCCAACATTTTTCTGCATTAAATATCGAACATTTACATAAAACATACTCAAAGTATTCGTATTCTAAAGATACCCTCTAAATGTAAGCCCTTTCTTTATTGCTGAGTATAGTATATAACAAAAACACTATATAAAAAAGCCTAATTGTAAAAACAATTAGGCTTTTTTAAGAACTTTTTTCTTGTACATCATTAATGAGTACTTCTCTCGGTTTACTACCTTCATATGGACCTACTACACCATTCATTTCCATTGCATCAATTAGACGAGCAGCTCGCGTATAACCTACTCTAAACCTACGTTGTAGCATAGAAACAGATGCTGTTTGCATTTCCACTACAAGTTGAACCGCTTCATCATATAATTCATCTTCTACTTCCTGCTTCGTATCAGGAACATCTTGCGGAATCATATCTTCTTGATATTGTGCTTTTTGCTGTCCAATAACATATTCTACAACTCTCTCAACTTCATCATCTGATAAAAATGCACCTTGTACACGTACAGGTTTCGATGCACCAATTGGTATAAACAGCATGTCGCCACGACCTAGTAGCTTCTCTGCACCACCACCGTCAAGAATTGTACGAGAATCTGTTTGAGAAGATACAGCGAATGCAATACGTGATGGAATATTCGCTTTAATAACACCCGTAATAACGTCAACTGACGGACGTTGCGTTGCAATAATTAAATGAATACCAGCAGCACGAGCCATTTGCGCTAGACGCATAATCGCATCCTCTACATCAGACGAAGCAACCATCATTAAATCTGCTAACTCGTCCACAATTACTACAATATACGGTAATTCGGGTTGTTTCGCTTCTGATTGACTATTATGCTCTTTTATATAATCGTTGTATCCTTCAATGTTACGTGTACCACTATGAGCAAACAATTCATAACGACGTTCCATCTCACTCACAACTTTTTTCAATGCTTGCGATGCTTTTTTCGGATCAGTTACAACTGGTGTTAACAAATGAGGCACACCGTTATATACATTTAACTCTACCATTTTCGGGTCAATCATCATTAATTTTACTTCATGTGGTTTTGCACGCATTAAAATACTAACAATAATACCGTTAATACATACACTTTTCCCGCTCCCTGTCGCACCAGCTACGAGTAAATGGGGCATTTTATTTAAACGGGCTAATACAGCTTCACCTGTAATATCTCGGCCAAGACCAATTAACAACTTCTCTTCCGGATGATTGTTAGCCTTAGAATCAAGAACTTCCCTCAGCGTTACCATCGAAACTTCTGAGTTCGGAACTTCGATCCCTACAGCTGATTTCCCGGGAATTGGCGCCTCAATACGAATGTCCTTTGCAGCTAATGCAAGGGCTAAATCATCACTTAAACTGACAATTTTGCTTACCTTTACCCCCATATCAGGATACACTTCATATTTTGTAACTGCAGGACCTCTATGCACTTTTGTTACTTTCGCTTTCACTCCGAAACTTTGGAATGTACGTTCTAATTTACGAGCATTCTCATAAATTTCCGCATTTTCATTTGTAACTTGCTTATTCTTTGGAAATTTTAATATATCAAGTGAAGGAAGCTTGTAATCTTTATTTTCTACATTTGAAAATTGCATAGGAGGTGCTTGCGCTTCACTCTCTAACGATTCAACGATTTTTTCTCCACGCTTTTTCTTTGATTCTTCAATTGGTGGAGTCTCTTCAATAAACGGTGAAGTGATCAAATCTTCTTGCTCTACTTCAATTCGTTTATCCTCTTCTTCATTTGCAGGATAATTCTCAGTGAAATTTGAAATAATTGGCGGATCAATTTGGATTTCTTCCATCGGCTCAATCACTTCTTCTTGTTCTGCAGCACGTTTGCTTCTTGTACTTCTTGTTGTTTTTTTCTTTTCTGTTTGTTCAGCCGTTCTTTTGGATCTCCAATCTTTATAATCCACTTGCATCACTTGAAATTGACTTCTAAGAATTCTACCAACTGGAGCTAACACTTCTCCAATATGTTTATTTGTTATACAGAGTACCCCGAGAATAACTAAAATAATCCCAATGATATAGGCTCCTACTTCGTCGAATAGGAAGTAACATGTCGCGAACATAAGCGCACCAAACATACCACCGCCTAAATGAACGCTATCTGGCCCTTTTTTCATTTCAAGAAAGAAGTTATCTTTCGTACTCACAATAACAGAAGTATTTTGCACTGCTCCATCTTTTGTAAGAAGGTTAAATAATGTAATATGACTAAACATTAATATTGCCAATACAATTAAATAAAATCCAATTAACCGTTTATTTAAAAGGTTCGGCCATCCGCGTTTTATAACAAAGGAAACCGATAAAGCTATTACACCTAACACACCAATTATGTACCACTCACCAAAGAAGAAGCGAAAAAATAACACAAACGATTTCCCTACAACGCCTAGCTGTAAAATCGTAATGATTGAAAGTGCAAAAAGAGTTAAACCGACGATTTCATAATACAAAGTTGGCTTTATCGTACGTCTTGCCTTTGCCTTCGTCCCTCTTTGCTTTTGTTTTGCCATTTCTTCACCTCGTGTTCTACATATAAGTAAAGCTCCCCTAAAAATGCTCTATTTATATGTCTGTTTTCTCTATTTTTCAGGTCTTTATATCTTCTATTTTTACACTTCTTGTAAAATGCTAAATAAACAGAAGAAAGCAGCCTACTCATGGCTGCTCAACCGTCTTGTTTTTTATATTATACCATAGCTTCTAAACAAAATCCTTCTTTTTGCTAAAAGGTTATTTTCTGACCGGGCTCAAACTCTAAATAGTGAAGTGGGTCCGTACTTAGCACACGTACAATAGAATAACACCCATGTTCCTCTTCAGAAACCATTAATTCCACACCATTTATATTTACAACTTTTTGACTTTCACATTGTGAATAATTGGCCGGATACACAAGTTGCTCTGGCATAATTGTATATAAAATCATTGTAACATTGTCCCTTCTGCACTACCTTCCGCGCGAACATCTATTAATTCGTTTAATTTTCGAATCGCATTTCCAATACCACCAACATCATCTATAAGACCGTACTTTACTGCATCTCCACCAATTACATTCGTCCCAATATCTCGCGTTAAATTTCCTTTCGCAAACATAAGCTCTTTAAAACGATCCTCTGTTACTTTCGAGTGCTTCGTCACAAAACGAATAACTCTTTCTTGCATCTTATCCAAATACTCAAATGTTTGCGGCACACCTATGACAAGACCTGTTAAACGAATTGGATGAATTGTCATCGTCGCAGTTTCCGCAATAAACGAATAGTCAGTAGAAACAGCAATCGGTACACCGATGGAATGTCCCCCACCTAAAACTAGAGATACTGTTGGTTTTGAAAGTGAAGCTACCATTTCTGAAATTGCTAGTCCAGCTTCAACGTCACCTCCAACCGTATTTAATATTAAAAGCAAACCTTCAATTTTCGGATTTTGTTCAATCGCAACAATTTGCGGAATGATATGCTCGTATTTTGTTGTTTTATTTTGCGGCGGTAATTGAACATGACCTTCCACTTGTCCGATAATCGTTAAACAATGAATACGTGATTCATTCATCTGTGGTACATTTGTCTGTCCAAGCTGTTGAATTTTTTCTACTATTGAAGCCTCTTTTCCAGCTTCTTTTGGCTCAGTTTCTTTTTCTTCATTTGTATATCGATCACGTTCTGTCATTTCGCATCCCCTTTCACTCGTATATAACTATTATTTCTTAAGTTATAAATTTCATTCGATAGGGTTAAAAAGAAAAAAAAGATCACCCATAAGGGTGATCTTTTTTATACTTCCATAATAATCGGTAAAATCATAGGTTTTCTCTTTGTCTCTTCGTACAAGAACTGTCCTAATAATTCACGAATATTTTGTTTTAACATTGACCATTCAATCGAATATTCTTTAATTGACTGCTCAACAATCATACGTACAATCTCTGTAGATCGTTCAATTAACGCTTCTGACTCACGAACATATACGAAACCACGTGAAATGATTTCTGGACCAGAGATAATTTTCTTTTCATCTTTACCAAGCGTTACAACTACTACTAATATTCCATCTTGAGATAACATCTTTCTATCTCGAAGAACGATATTTCCAACGTCACCTACACCTAATCCATCAATTAAAACATTACCAGCTTGTACTTTACCGACTAAGTTCGCTTCATCGTCACCAAAAGCAATTACATCGCCTTTTTCTACGATAAAGATATTTTCTCTTGTAATACCTACATCTTCAGCTAAATACGCATGTGCTTTTTGCATACGGAACTCACCATGTACGGGTACAAAGTACTTCGGTTTCATTAAATTTAACATTAATTTTAATTCTTCTTGGCTACCGTGACCTGAAACATGAACTTTTCTTTCGCCGTAATAAACAACTTCAGCTCCAGCTCTAAATAACAAATCAATAATTTTTGATACAGATATTTCATTACCCGGAATTGGCGAAGCAGCAATGATAACAGTATCACCTTTACGAATTGAAATTTGTTTATGTGCTTGTTTTGCCATTCTAGATAGAGCAGCCATCGGTTCACCTTGACTACCTGTCGTTAAAATAGCTACCTTTTTCTCTGGGAAGTTGTCTACTTCTTGTAATGAAATAACCATACCTTCTGGAACATCTAAATAACCAAGACGTCTTGCAATGTCTACTACTTTCACCATACTACGTCCTACTACCGCTACTTTTCGCCCTGTTTCGGCAGCTGCATCAAATACTTGTTGAATACGATGTACATTCGATGCAAATGAAGCAACGATAATACGACCTTCTGCGCCGTAGAACACTTTAGAAATTTCTACACCAACTTCTTTTTCAGAACCTGTATAACCTGGGCGCTCTGCGTTTGTACTATCAGATAATAAGCAAAGTACGCCTTCATTTCCAATTTGAGCCATTTTCCCAAGGTCTGCTCCACTATTTCCAATTGGAGTTTGATCGAATTTAAAGTCTCCTGTATATACGATTGCACCTTTTGATGTATGGAAACAAACACCAACAGAATCTGGAATACTATGTGTCGTTCCAAAGAATGACACCGTTGTAGTATTAAACTCTACTGTTGAATTTGAATCGATTGTTTTTAAGTCTACACGACCTAACATACCCGCTTCGCCAAGTTTTTCTTGTATAAGTCCTACTGTTAATTTCGTTGCATACACTGGAATAGATAATTTACGAAGTACGTAAACAATACCACCAATATGATCTTCATGACCGTGAGTAATAAATAAACCCTTTACTCGCTCTTGGTTTTCCACTAAATATGTAATATCAGGAATAACGATATCAATTCCAAACATTTCATCTCCCGGGAACATTAACCCTGCATCCACAATAAAGATTTCAGAATCAATTTCAACACAGTACATGTTTTTCCCGATTTCACCTACTCCACCAAGAGCAAATACTTTAACAGACTCATTCTCTTTTCTCTTCATGTTGTTGCCTGGTTTAAAAATCTTGCAAACACTGATTTCACTAAAATTGCAGAGACACCAGGGGAAACTCTACAACCACCATATATTCACCGTCCAAGACGAATGTCCTTACCGTTATGCGATATCATGTCCTTGTTTATTTTTTAAACCAGGTTTCACCTCTCTTTCATTATATAAATCAAATATCTTATTCGATATGATATGAAAATGTAATTAAATTATAATTTTTACCAATTTTGCTAAGCATACCCGTACTAAGCTACTTAGCCATATTATACCTGATACAAGAAATAGAACACAAGTTAAATCGTGCGAAAGAAAAAGTAAAAGAAAGGAACAGCACTAAAAGTATATGGCTTATTTCCGCTGCTTTTATACTCCATGTTATTTGGAAAAAACTACCCTAAATACTTTAAATTACTTTCATTTGATGGATTTCCTAGATTTTTTTCTTGAATCGCACAAAAACACTTATAAAATGAAGCTTTTTTATAGATTACGTCATATTTGAGGCAATTCCTATAAAAACATAACCGAAAGTATTTTCTGTACCAGCAACTACTTTTCAACAAAATTAAAGATGTAAGATCCTTTTCTTATAAACATTGCATTACATGACAAAAAGCTATGAATTACAAAATCCCGCTAAAAATTTAATAAGGTTAAATTTTTAGCGGGATTTGACAGTCACTATCGAGAACAAGAGGTTGAAACAAAATTAACGAAAGGACCATATCATACTTTAGCCAGTAGAGAACGCGTAGCGTAATATACTCGTTTTCAACATAAAATGTTTTCTATATAGGGTCATATACAGACGAGAAAGGCGAGCCTAAAATCATTTTACAAAAGATTCACATTAAAACAGATTCAAACATTTTCATATCAATAAAAAAATGACCTAGTTCCACACTAGGTCATTTTTATTAACGAGGAATAGATTGCATTACAGATTGTAACGTTACTCTTTCTTCTTCTGTTAATGGAAGAAGTGGTAAACGTACAGAACCTACATCTAATCCAACCATTTGTAACGCTGTTTTTACTGGAGTTGGACTTGGCGCCATAAATAACGAATCAGTTACTCTTACAAGTAATTGATGTAATTTTTGCGCCTTCTTAAACTCTCCTGCTTGAAATGCTGTAATCATTTCTTGCATTTCGTTTCCGATGACATGAGATGCTACCGAAACGATACCTTTCGCTCCAACTGCCATAGCCGGTAACGTTAAACCGTCATCACCGCTGTATACCGCAAAGTCGTCCGCTGTTTTTTCAATGATTTCTGTCATTGTTAACACATCGCCGCCGGCATCTTTAATAGCAACAATGTTTTCTATTTCTGATAAACGAACAACTGTATCAACGGAGATTTGTACAATAGATCGTCCTGGAACGTTATATAGCATAACCGGAAGCGGCGTGCTTTCAGCAATTGCCTTAAAATGCTGATACATTCCTTCTTGACTCGGCTTGTTATAATACGGTGCTACTAGCATTACTGCATCCACACCAACTTCTGTTGCCTTTTTAGTCAAGTCAATAGAAGCATGCGTATTATTGCTACCTGTTCCAGCGATTACGGGCACTCTTTTATCGACAACAGATACGACATGGCGATATAACGCTACTTTCTCTTCTGAAGTTAATGTAGGAGATTCGCCTGTCGTTCCTCCTACCACGATTGCTGTTGTACC from Bacillus cereus G9842 includes the following:
- a CDS encoding GntR family transcriptional regulator, whose translation is MSVKSDSRHLYLRVIDHIKEKIKDGAYKERQKLPSEFDLAKELGVSRATLREALRILEEENVVIRRHGVGTFVNAKPLFSSGIEQLSSITDMISSVGKTPGTIFLSSSTTTLTEEEKEKFNSEDGFNAVMIERVRTADGEPVVYCIDKLAKEILPDLSGYNEESLLTVIHNNTHKRITYAVAHIEPIGYHPKISPILECEPETALLVLKQMHYDQNDEPILYSINYFRADKFSFHVLRKRM
- a CDS encoding DNA translocase FtsK, with the translated sequence MAKQKQRGTKAKARRTIKPTLYYEIVGLTLFALSIITILQLGVVGKSFVLFFRFFFGEWYIIGVLGVIALSVSFVIKRGWPNLLNKRLIGFYLIVLAILMFSHITLFNLLTKDGAVQNTSVIVSTKDNFFLEMKKGPDSVHLGGGMFGALMFATCYFLFDEVGAYIIGIILVILGVLCITNKHIGEVLAPVGRILRSQFQVMQVDYKDWRSKRTAEQTEKKKTTRSTRSKRAAEQEEVIEPMEEIQIDPPIISNFTENYPANEEEDKRIEVEQEDLITSPFIEETPPIEESKKKRGEKIVESLESEAQAPPMQFSNVENKDYKLPSLDILKFPKNKQVTNENAEIYENARKLERTFQSFGVKAKVTKVHRGPAVTKYEVYPDMGVKVSKIVSLSDDLALALAAKDIRIEAPIPGKSAVGIEVPNSEVSMVTLREVLDSKANNHPEEKLLIGLGRDITGEAVLARLNKMPHLLVAGATGSGKSVCINGIIVSILMRAKPHEVKLMMIDPKMVELNVYNGVPHLLTPVVTDPKKASQALKKVVSEMERRYELFAHSGTRNIEGYNDYIKEHNSQSEAKQPELPYIVVIVDELADLMMVASSDVEDAIMRLAQMARAAGIHLIIATQRPSVDVITGVIKANIPSRIAFAVSSQTDSRTILDGGGAEKLLGRGDMLFIPIGASKPVRVQGAFLSDDEVERVVEYVIGQQKAQYQEDMIPQDVPDTKQEVEDELYDEAVQLVVEMQTASVSMLQRRFRVGYTRAARLIDAMEMNGVVGPYEGSKPREVLINDVQEKSS
- a CDS encoding YlzJ-like family protein, which gives rise to MILYTIMPEQLVYPANYSQCESQKVVNINGVELMVSEEEHGCYSIVRVLSTDPLHYLEFEPGQKITF
- the tepA gene encoding translocation-enhancing protein TepA, with amino-acid sequence MTERDRYTNEEKETEPKEAGKEASIVEKIQQLGQTNVPQMNESRIHCLTIIGQVEGHVQLPPQNKTTKYEHIIPQIVAIEQNPKIEGLLLILNTVGGDVEAGLAISEMVASLSKPTVSLVLGGGHSIGVPIAVSTDYSFIAETATMTIHPIRLTGLVIGVPQTFEYLDKMQERVIRFVTKHSKVTEDRFKELMFAKGNLTRDIGTNVIGGDAVKYGLIDDVGGIGNAIRKLNELIDVRAEGSAEGTMLQ
- a CDS encoding ribonuclease J, giving the protein MKRKENESVKVFALGGVGEIGKNMYCVEIDSEIFIVDAGLMFPGDEMFGIDIVIPDITYLVENQERVKGLFITHGHEDHIGGIVYVLRKLSIPVYATKLTVGLIQEKLGEAGMLGRVDLKTIDSNSTVEFNTTTVSFFGTTHSIPDSVGVCFHTSKGAIVYTGDFKFDQTPIGNSGADLGKMAQIGNEGVLCLLSDSTNAERPGYTGSEKEVGVEISKVFYGAEGRIIVASFASNVHRIQQVFDAAAETGRKVAVVGRSMVKVVDIARRLGYLDVPEGMVISLQEVDNFPEKKVAILTTGSQGEPMAALSRMAKQAHKQISIRKGDTVIIAASPIPGNEISVSKIIDLLFRAGAEVVYYGERKVHVSGHGSQEELKLMLNLMKPKYFVPVHGEFRMQKAHAYLAEDVGITRENIFIVEKGDVIAFGDDEANLVGKVQAGNVLIDGLGVGDVGNIVLRDRKMLSQDGILVVVVTLGKDEKKIISGPEIISRGFVYVRESEALIERSTEIVRMIVEQSIKEYSIEWSMLKQNIRELLGQFLYEETKRKPMILPIIMEV
- the dapA gene encoding 4-hydroxy-tetrahydrodipicolinate synthase, translated to MIDFGTIATAMVTPFDINGNIDFAKTTKLVNYLIDNGTTAIVVGGTTGESPTLTSEEKVALYRHVVSVVDKRVPVIAGTGSNNTHASIDLTKKATEVGVDAVMLVAPYYNKPSQEGMYQHFKAIAESTPLPVMLYNVPGRSIVQISVDTVVRLSEIENIVAIKDAGGDVLTMTEIIEKTADDFAVYSGDDGLTLPAMAVGAKGIVSVASHVIGNEMQEMITAFQAGEFKKAQKLHQLLVRVTDSLFMAPSPTPVKTALQMVGLDVGSVRLPLLPLTEEERVTLQSVMQSIPR